TCCAGTTCCGGCCTCACAGGGGCGGAGGGAAGTTAGGAAATATGCGGCTGTCCGTCGCCGCCGCCATCTCCCATGGCCGTGTATTCCGCCGTCTGGGCCTTGGTCCGGAGTCCCGCATCCACCTGTTGCGGAACTTGCTTACCGGCCTGGTGCGACACGAACGCATCGAGGCGTCATGGGCGCGCGTGGACGAAATGAGGGGCTACGCCGAGAAGGTGAGGGGCGGGGCCACGCAAGGCGAGTGAGTTGGGGGCGGGACCCTTCTGTCCTCCAGGAGCATCAGGCCTGAGATGCGGCTGGACTTGGGGGACAAGTGGGATAGCCCTGGCAATCCCCGCCCAAAGTCTGAATCCCCTGGTACCCTGAGTTGACCCCTCTCCTCCGGCCCCTCAAATGGACGACTAGTTAGAGCTGCGGAGTTAGGAGTGGCCTGAATTAGAGGGATGCTTTGCTGGTGGAATGAATGGGTTGCGGTCCCGCATTAGAGAAGTAAGATTGCGCCTCCTTTCTCACTCGGGTTGGATCAGTGATGTTATGTCCCCTCAGCTCATCGACTATGGAAAGCTGGGAGACACCAACGAACAAGCCATGCGCATGGCTGACTTCTGGCTTACGGTGAGTGCATCGTATCTCCCTCCCAAATCTCATCTTTTGCtccctgtgggggagggggttgttaGAGGAAGGGGGAACTGGGCAGAATTAAGCTAAGACACTCACTTACAGACAGATGTTGTGAACTAAATTAGAAACGTGTGACTTAAGTTAGTTGAATGTTACGTGAACCAACCTGCACAATTGCCTGTAACCCCTCTGTGTAACTTTGACGCTACCACGTTAGGGGATGGAAGAGTTTTGTGTGAATGTGTTTGGACCCTGTTTTTGGAAGTGCTGAAAGTTTAATGTGTCTCCGCAGTAGTGCCTGACTCTGCTCTCTCCTGGATAACTCTCCCGCTCTAGGAGAAAGACTTGATCCCAAAGTTGTTTCAAGTACTGGCCCCTCGGTACCAAGGTCAGAATGGGGGCTACACGAGAATGCTGCAGATCCCAAATCGGAGTAAGCAGGATCGGGCCAAGATGGCAGTGATCGAGTATAAAGGGAactgcctcccacccctgcccctgcctcgcAGAGACAGCAACCTTACACTTCTAAACCAGCTGCTTCAAGGGTTGCGGCAGGACCAGAAAGCAAGCATCCACGGCGCCCACACAGCTCAAACACCAGGGATCTGACTGGAGCCAGAGGGTGTGTGGCACACTCATCAATGCCCATGATCACAGGTCTTTGGAGCTCTTTTAATCTCTAAGAAGAACTGGAGCTAGAGTTGTTAATGGACAGTTTTAATGGAGACAAGAAGCTTCTGGGGAGCCAGATAATCATATCTTTGCAGTAGATAAAATTCtttgtatgaatatatgtatgtatatggatgtttttttttttctacccttgGGATTTCTGGAGAATGAGAACTATCCAAATGCTCAGTCTCCGTGGGTTAGTAAATTCACTGCTTATGTTTCTGGCTCTTATTCTGAGTTGTGTTTGGttagcagttttgtttttcttaatgccAGTTTTTATGGGGCTTATATCCTATAATTCCAAACTGGCCTCCAAAGGTGATTGATTTTTGACATCTAGCATAGAGACTGAGCCCCTGGGCTTTCTTAGATTACTTCCTGACAGGCTAGGAGAGTGAACATCTAGAATTGAATCTTCCATAATAATCTGGTACCTTAGGAAACTTCAAGGAACACTACAACTATTCCTCTGTTTCTAGGCAGGATCACGTATTACCCTCATGTGCTCCCCTCAGCCCCAAATAGGCCTCAGAAGAGAGGATCTGAGAACTCAGATGTACCACCTTCCTGGCCAAGGGGGTGGAAGTATTCAGTAAAGGATAAGATCCTTCCTCTTGGAgtgggcgtggggggtggggtaataAAGAGAGAGTTGAGGTGGGAGGAGGGTTAAATGTGCTGGGAATTTCCTGGAAGTTTTTATTGTTGTCAAAACTGGGCTTCTCTGGGAACTCAGAAAAGGGAAATCCGGCTTCAGAATGGCCAGAGCATATGAGAAGTAGGAAGCTCCTTGATATCCACTAATTATTGTGAAGCCAGACTTAGCCCAGCCAGGCTGCCCATGCCTCAGGCTCAGAGGTTTGACTAGGATAGTAGTCATGGAAGACTTGGAACTATCATCCCTGCCTGAACACTTGGCAGCAAGGCCTGACAGTTCCCATATCTCTAgtacagtgaaaagaaaagattttatcttaGGCTGGACCTTCAGAGTTTATTTGGCCTGCTAAACCCAACCATTGTCAGAAAGTAAGGGTGAGGGTGGAAGGGGTCACTGGTTTAGCAGGTAGATATTAGCTTCAGGGACAGAGCTATTCTGTTCTCTTTCCCTGCAGCTGCTTGAGTCTTAAGATTCATCTGCTCCCAACAGGATTCTCCCATCTCTTTCCCTCTAATTTGTCCTTCACGCTATTGCCAGAAAGCTCTTTCTGACATATTTTGAGTGACATATAGTAGACACTCAAAGCATTTATTCCAAAAACCTACAATTCTGAATGCTTCCCCAAAATTCACCCCTTCCTGTCCTCCCCCTTCCTGTCCTCTTGGCATGAACATTCACCTCAGCTAGATATCTCGGGAGTCATCCCTGACTCCTAgagaaagtactttctttttttttttttttaacattttatttatttatttgagagagagagaggagagacagcgagagagtacaagcggggaggagagggagaaactggctCCCCGcagaacaaggagcccaatgcagggctcgatcccagtaccctgggatcatgacacaaGCCGAAGGGgtcataactgactgagccacccaggcgccctgagaaagtactttctttaaaattaaaactacatctGTTAAGTATTACCATAGGTGGGTTATGGCTCAACTCTCATAGCTTTTCCTCTTAGTCCCCAGAAACAGACCTCCCTTTGGGGCTTTCAACAGTTCCTTAAATGCTTAATAAGCATCTGCTAGTATCTAGCATCATTTTAGTCACTAGGAATACAATCTTTATCAAGTGTTTGGCGTATGTCAGGCCCTAGGCTAGATACTAAGGATCTAGAGATGAGAAGAAACAACCTTTGCCATTAAGGAGCTCACAATCTAAAGCGCCACTTCTCCTGCCACAATGGCCTCATGGGACACTGCATCTTTAATATTTTGGCCCATAAAAGACTATATGAGTCCTAAAATGTTTACTAGAGGCTCAGGGATAGCATAAGGGAAATAAACAACAATGTATCAGTTTTCTAATCTGGCCTATAAATGGTAACTTTTCACTTGAGTGCACTATGCCCTCAAATCCATCTAAGCATCTCTTGAATAAATTCCAACCCCCCCGCAAGAGGGGCCCAGATACACTGGAGTTCCAAAGGTTCTCTGTCTTGGGCtccggttcttttttttttaaagattttatttatttatttgacagagagagacacagcgagagagggaacacaagcagggggagtgggagagggagaagcaggcttcccactgagcagggagcccgatgtggggctcgatcccaggaccccgagatcatgacctgagccgaaggcagacacttaacggctgagccacccaggcgccccttgggctCCGGTTCTTTATGGCAAGGTTGACAGCTATGTCCACTTCcttcaaaaaataacaaatttactCCAGCCTCAACAAATCAGTGACACAATATAAGCCCAATATCCAAAGGAGACACAACTGCAAAAGCCAGGCACTGTTTACTTACATTCACTCTACAGTCAAATGAGCaagccttggttttctttccATAATGTTTCTCAAATCTGCAGTCACCTCTTCCTAGCCTGAAATCCAAGACATCTCTATCCTGGATTACTGCAAAAGCCTCCTaactttcctcccttcccactgCAGATGAAGTAATAGAAATCTGATGTCTTAATTCTCTGCTTGATGATCTCCAGTGCATCCTCCTTTCCTATGGGGAAAGAATCCTGGTTCCTTACCATGATCCCCTTGGTGACTAGGCATCTGTTCACTACTCCATTTACTTCCCTGCCTCTAGTTTTATGCTCAGGAAGTGCGGAAGTCCTTATTTTGACTTTCCTATACACAGCTCCCCTTATCACCTTTTGTTCATGCAGTCTCTATCACCCAGAGAACTCTCCCCCTTTCACCTACCTAACTTGTACACAGACTCttggcatctgggtggctcctCTGACCATCCCCACACCTAAATTCATTACTTTGTAAACCTGGGTCCTGCTACAGTATTTCCATAATGCACTGAATTTGCCACATTGCATCATAGTTCCCTACAGCTACAGCAATTGGTTCCCAAACATTCATTAGTCTAAGGGAGTCCTAGTATTTCCATCCCCTTGCCCTTAATGGGTTCAGGGATGGACGGGCATAAATTAATTTGAAGCAATAAGAATCTGGTCTCTACTTGACTGGATAAGAATAAGGTAGCATGTTATTCTGAGAGCCATGGGGAACTGGCTTTAATCTGAAGATGACACAGAATGTCAGGTCAGAATAACTAGAAGAAACTCTATAGTAATAATCTTTAGTGATTATTCCCACTTGCACTGGGTTTTCTGTTAATTGCTACAAAAGTAATCTGAGGTATTAATTTGTGCCACTGAACCTTTAGACTAGTGTTTCTCAAAACCCACAGATCAAAAAATTCTTTACATTAGAACACTGTTCACATATATGTAATTGAAACAAAAGCATCACAAAACATTATTTACCTTAACAAATATGATGCACACTAATACTGTCAACTCTTCTctagttactattttttaaatgccaatccCAATTCACCAAAATAATTGTACAACTGACTAATGGATTACAACCTgctctttgaaaaacactgatctGAACCATTATTACAGTGACTCACTGTTGCCTTTGCTGTataaaatccagatttttctCATGACACAAAGGCATTCTATGGCCTGGCACAGCCACCTCTCAGCCTCTTCCACCATTATTTGCTGCCACCCTTCATAGGAAACTACTTGTTCTCTAAACATATCAGACCTTTGTACATGAGGTTGCCTCTAGTAGAGGTTGCCTCTAGTAGAGGTTGCCTCTAGTATAGCTTGCCCTATGTCACATTATCTCTTACTTATCTTTCGATTCTCTCCTCAGAAGTCACTTTTTTGAGGCTACCTCGAAACTTCACACAACCCTCCAAACAGGGCTAGGTCCCCACCTGAGTGCAGTTACAGTCCTCTGGGCATATGCCTATTAGAGCATTCATCACACTGTCCTGCAAGTGCTTGTCTGCTTCACCGACTCCATTCAGCTGAGCTCCCAAAGCCAGGAACCTAGGCCTCAATCTTCTGGATAACTCTATTCCTACCATAGGACCAAATTCAtcataggtgctcaatatatgtttattaagTGAGGAGGAGTAAGCCATGTCAACTCTAGCTGAACTTTACAAAACCAGTAAACATGGTACTATACAGTGACAGTGCTCAGCTACACTGCTGAGTATACCAAGACTAAAGAAATGGCTCTCCAGGGGTTTACATGCTCATGATGACTGTCAAGAATGTGTGTGTctgggcgcgtgggtggctcagttggttaagcgactgccttcggctcaggtcatgatcctggagtccctggatcgagtaccacatcgggctccctgctcagcggggagtctgcttctccctctgaccctcccccctctcatgtgctctctctcattctctctctctcaaataaattaaatctttaaaaaaaaaaaaaaaaaagaatgtgtgtgtctAACTCATTTCCCACACATTTCATATCCCAACTTCCTGAAATATTTCTAGCCAACCTAC
Above is a genomic segment from Halichoerus grypus chromosome 11, mHalGry1.hap1.1, whole genome shotgun sequence containing:
- the MRPL17 gene encoding large ribosomal subunit protein bL17m — encoded protein: MRLSVAAAISHGRVFRRLGLGPESRIHLLRNLLTGLVRHERIEASWARVDEMRGYAEKLIDYGKLGDTNEQAMRMADFWLTEKDLIPKLFQVLAPRYQGQNGGYTRMLQIPNRSKQDRAKMAVIEYKGNCLPPLPLPRRDSNLTLLNQLLQGLRQDQKASIHGAHTAQTPGI